The DNA window ttccacgccaccgggcaattcttccattgccagtgcatgcaatcgacgctgccgagcatccctgggaatccgtgcactgtttcgtgaaggtcgagaaggaactgacaatcggccgtgcttggcctccggagaaattcgtcggtgaaggctgcccggatgcctttgcagaatttgagcaagcacattcgcccagtgctatctccgatgtggaggtattcgtcgaacatgtcggccgtttgtccagtcgcaagctggcggattgctgcagtacatttctgcagcgtcgtgtggctgggacgtccgaccgcgtcgaacccttcctggaagaactcttcccgggctgccaaagtattcgcgatgtggagaaataacggtttccccatgcggaaacggcgacggaagtacgtatctccccaaaccgggttatcgcagaagtagtcgcgtactaaccttgcggcggcttcctcccggttacgatggatgtacgtacgggagcgacgttggggcggagcggcttcttccgcctcccgtcgtcgatcttcttcaagtgattgttccaatatttgacgcatttgttcataaggatccattagtttgattaaatttgggagaaggaaaatagagttgatttgagatgaaaattggggtggaaatagagagaaatagatgtgtgtttgtgattgaaatgagtatgaaataggagtatttatagagtaaataaataaattaaaaaaaaaaacggctataaaattaacggtctcattaccgttaataaaaaaaaaaaattttttttttttattaaattcgaatttttttttaaaaaaaatgaattattgcgtcatcgggacgaagcccactcgcggggcagcgagtgggcttcacgcgtcgaatgggagtccgccacgtcgcctcggcgcgtggcggaacgtttcgttccgcgttccggaggaacgaaacgcggcacggcatgggaacggtggcggcacggaatggcgacggaacgcacgctgcaacgcgtgccgccgcgaaaccgttcctccggaacggcataggaacggcgacggcaccgcgttgcggatgctcttaccaTATTCAACGATAGTGTAAAAAAGAATGCTATTACCATTAAAGCCATGTGAACTTGATAGCGCCGGAATTAATGAAAGCTCCCACGTGTCAGCCATTGCGCCAAGTGTTGAATTCCTTTGAGCTCATTAATGGCGGATGCATACCTCCACCGCTCCCAACCACCTCCGCCATCAATATACACTCCCAATCATCCTCTCCAAACCAAAAATCACAAATGCCGAACAACACGAGCGCACGGTTCGCGGCCGCGGTCCTCTGGATCGCCGTCGTGGGGATCATGGCGGCCGGAGGGGCCGAGACGATCGCGGAGAAGTGCGCCTCGGAGTTCCAGAAGGTGACGCCGTGCCTGTCGTTCGTGACGGCCAAGGCCAAGGCGCCGGGCAAGGAGTGCTGCAGCTCGGCCACCGAGCTGCAGGACGAGGATCCGGCGTGTCTCTGCTATATTATTCAGCAGGTGCACAACGGATCCAATGCCGCTATCAAGAGCATGGGCGTGCAGGAGGCGCGCCTCCTGCAGCTGCCCGCGGCTTGTAGCCTGGCCAATGCTAGCCTCTCTGAATGCCCTAGTAAGATTTCTCctttttttcgtttttatttCTCAGATTTCGTAATAGTCGCGTATATACAACGTGGATCTTGTGTTAGATTCcactttaaaattaattagtaatagtagggctaatcttttttttaatgtagaTCTCGTATGATTAGTTAAATAATTTAAGTTTACATTTTACTTTCTGTATTTAATATGCCACTATAAATCTATATCTTGTGTTTTCCACCTTAAAATCAATTAGTGATGTTTTTTACTCCCTATATTTAACATTTGAACCCtacactttttttaaaaaaattcgtcTTTGTACTTGAAAACTAtagaaaattattaaaaattgtaTTCGGTCTTTTACCGAGAGAATCTCCGAAAGACCAAAATATTGGAATTTGGAGGATGGtttgaggctgaaattttttagaaaagaaaaaatggttgCATGCAGAGTAATTTAGGGGAAAGAAAAATATAGTTTAAAGAAGAATTAAAATACTGCAAAAAAATGACTACGATGTGATTTTTAGTATGTGTATTTGTTTGTAAAAAGTATACTGTGAACTACGTACTTTGCAATATTTTTTCTGCAATGTAACTAACTAATACAGTTGTATCAGAAAATTGAGAGAGATAAAAGTAAGCTTTCTAAATAAAGTAGGTGGATATTGATGATGGTGTTAAGCAATTGTACAAAAAGTTCATGTACCGATTCAATAGATTTAAGCAATTGCTAGTATAATAATGGAGGGATGTACATTGTACAAAAACATGCACTTAAATAATGGAAGAAGAGAGATGTGTGACGTGAGTCATAACCCACTATCTGTAATGACTTTATATTGAAAATATTCCGAATGACAAATTGATAATATAATGGTAGTTTAACTTAAGTAATTAGTAGTATTTAGTAGTAATAAACAATATGTTTATGATGTGTAAtgttgaattaatttttttttcaatggaCAGAGATTTTACAAGTTTGACTGACCTAATTGATTAGTTATTATTGGATCAGTTTTGATGATACAATAAGGTGTATTGGGTTAACTTGTTGTTATAATaagtgtataatattatttagaacataaaaaaaaatataaaagtttAGGAATTTACATGCAATTATTCTTAAACTTGAGTAAATTCTAATTTTGAATatcagttttaaaatttattcatagatTAATAAACTATTGATTTATTATGATTATGCAACCGATCAAGATATTGGACCAATATGGCCGAATATAAATCATAATTTGTTGCCTATAATGTGATTTCGTTTCAGTTGACGTCATATAATACCATGTAAGTAAGCTATGTTAGTACTGAAACCATAATTCATtgcaaaatcataataaatcaATGGTATTGATAATTTATAGTAGATACTAGTAGATTTTAAAGCTGATATGCAAAATCgggttttataaaagtttagaAATTTATCGACAAATTActcaaattttcaattaatgGTATTTATACGTGCATTGGAATCTTTTTCctaattcattaatttttttgataCATTATTCTATATTCAAATTGTTGTCATGTAGAATTAttaatttgttgatttttgCAATGGACAGAGCTTCTAAACCTGCCTCCAAACTCCCCTGAGGCTGCCATCTTCACCACCAACGCCTCCGcgaccccgaccccgaccccggtGGGGACACCCGGGACGCCATCAACGACGGCGGCACCCAGTAATGGGGATTGGCGTAAACCTCAAGTTGCCGGATGTGTGGCTATGGCGATCTCCCTCTTGGGGTTGATGCCTTTTTAAACTCTGATTAATTTGAATGCCAATTTGTGATGTAAAAACACCATACTTTGCTTGCATTTTGCGATGTTGGACTATGAGTTACATTCCTGTTTGATTCACTAAGTGCGTATTATATTcgatatagtagtactatttattaaGATAGATTGAAATTCCTGATATTTTAAGTTTTGATTGGCTTCTGGTCAATCCCATATCTATtaaaaatatctaattaaatcacAATTTGTGTATACTTTTTAATTGTTTCATATGTTACGAAAACCGATTAGATAAATATTATGTACTTATTAAAGATATAATAACGAAAAAtacaaaaatcacaataaatgtcatcaaaattttaattatatggaacaattataaaatatataaataatattataatttaataagcTACTTTTAAAAATGAGGAGATTGACCAAAAGTTAATGACAATTTTTCTGTTGCTATTATGCTGATAGTGAGATATGTTTGGTATGCATCCATATTATCGAACACATTCGGTGTTTCTCCATATCACTTTCTCCCACCACAGAAACACACAAATATTCACACAACGTTATCAACAAATCTAGAAATTTCATAACATGGATCATTGTGCAGCAAATTCAAAAAAGCAACAAAGCAAAAGAGCAAGTTAGAACACTGTTGTTGAATTGTAGTCAGTTCATTATGTTGGAATACAAGTCTGTCTCCTCGCATGGTGTTACGAACAGCTGAAAGTTAGCGTCGGCCGGCCACGGCTGATGAGCAGAGGGCGGATGCAGCCAGAACTCCGAAGAGGATGAAGAGGAGAGGGGCGTGCCTTCGGGGATTCCATGCATCATAGGCTGAGTTGGGTGGGCTTCATTTTCTTGAATCGGATTCAAAGCCATGGATTCCGGCCGCCACGAATTGTTTGACAGAAGAGAGAGAGCACGAGGATACTCGGGTACTGCATCTAAGTGGGAAGAATACGGGGATACCTTCGAACCTATATTTTGCAAGAACAAACATAACTGACTAATCAAGATTGTATCTATTTCATGTTCGTTTCATGAGATTGAAGCTCACAACATAATCTCGGACAGATAATCACATGACAAAATCTATCATTCCAACCAGATAATGTCACGATGCAATCTTTACTTATCTTATATTGTATCTCGCTATAATATTGTCAAAGCAACAGAACGACGCCTCAGTGTCTTGAAACAAGAAGAAAAGTTTGTCCAAACTATACTGCAAATGAGGATTTGAGTTGTAGGAAGACAGACCTGGATTTGAAACATCAGCCACAGAGCTCTTTGATGCCGGAAATCCTTTGGCTGCAGTGTTTATGAAATGTGGATGTTTAGCTCCCGGAATATGCATTTTCTCGCTGCTAGCCCCGTCTCCActagactttgaaggatgatactCTTTTGTCAGTTGCACTGGTGGACAGTTGCTCAACACAAAACTCATTTGCTGCCTTCCTCCTGCACACAACCGTACGAAAATTAGGCTAATACTATAGAACTCAAACAAAATCTTCAGCAGAGGAAGTCAGCATTTTTCAACTCCCTCTATCACACTACTCTTTCCAGTTTACGGCTTATCCCTATATGCACACCGAGCAATTTTCACATATGATAAGCTGTCGATGCATTTATTTACATACCGAAAATTTCCAACATCAATTAGCCAGATATGATTATATTTAATGTCAGTCTCCATACAGATGCTTAGATAGATTACTTATGCCAAATTATTGCGTTCTCATTCAACAACGGGCATTTACAGTAATATTTAAGAGTTGGAAAGCAAACATCTTGTGTTTATACCATAGAATGGTGACGGGAGCCTTGTAGTATACTGGATGACGTCCTGCTGTGGCTTCCTGCGTCGCGCATTATGATCAGAAAGTCGTCTTCTACAACTGCGCTTCTTTTCATCAAATTCAGACGGGCTATGGAACCTTCAAACAGAGAGAGTACCATTAAAACTCAGAAAACATGTAAATGATGTGATAAAATTTTATATCTGTGTCTACCTGCTACACTGCTGGCAAAACCGGCGCTCAAGGCCACCAATGACGACCTTTGGGGCTTTGGAATGGATGCTGCAAACTCTATGCTTCCGGTGATAATCTTTAGCCGTTGAAAGGTCAACATTGCAGCCCTCAACCACACAGCGAGGTGTTGGGAGATTTCCACCTACCGATTTAGGTTTCTTCAATGAAGCACCTGATGCACTCTTGGCATGGCTTCCAGCCCCACTGTTCTCAAAGTATGTTCTCTTTCCAAGCTTGAGGCCGATCAGCGGCTCTACCGAGCCAATGGAAGCTTCCGGAGTTCCTTCTGATTCCGTAACTTTAAAATTTCCGGAAAAATCTTCATTAGCCATGAGGCTCTTTGCCGAGGAATCAGAAACTGATATTGAGCTCTTTGCTGAAGAAACACGGCCGCCGTCCAACCCAGAGGCACCACTATTCCCACACCCGGCCAAGAGATTGAAGGATCCGGCATCAATTTCCCGATCATCAATAACAGTCCAATCCACTAGTTGCAGCTTTTTTGAACCCAACGCGTCATAGCTTTCCCAGTCCCACTTAGTATTCCAATCCATCTCCAAACAGTGGCTCATTAGGTGGAGTTTCTCAATCAAACCAAGCAAGAATGATGTATCATAAAATTATAGAGGAAGAAACTGCGTGTAACAAGAAACATAATAAGCGAAACTACTTCAGAAGAATCGAATAACAACTAATAGGATATCCATAACAACACTTTATCACAATTACCATGAAGACATCACAAAGTAAGTAATCACCCCATGGAAAAGCTACAATTCCCTGTTTCAAGGTTAAGCAAAACCGCAAACGAAAAATCAATACCCTCCGTGATAACTAACAACCATCAGATAAAGCATTCAACATTACCAATAGCCCATGTACTCAGCCCTCAAATTAACAAGACCAAACACAACCAAAGACAAAGAAATTCAATCAAACagctacaaataaaaaaacctaCTCTTTGCAAATAGAACATAACACAAGCAAAGACAAAGAGATTCATTCAAACATACTGCTATGAATAAGAAACCTAATCTTTGTTCAAAATTGCCTACCACAAAAACCAAACCAAAGCAGAAAACTCTCCAACAAAGGATGAAAATGAACGGAACTTGctagaaaaaagaagaaagtggTAGGTAATATACATTCTTTTTTAGCCCCTTTACTCAGATGAGTGGAAAAAAAACAGATTTTCACTGTTGAACTGCCTGCAATCCCAATCAATCACCATCGTTTTTTATAGCAATAAAGACTCCACTTTTTTACAGTTAATATTTACTAGCAATGGGCACCCACCAAGATTGACAACCATGCCTCCCTCTTAAACATAACCATTAAAGAGAAGATAAATGGTCTTACTACCTTGAGACAGAAAAGAAACAGACCTAAATATGTTGCTTTTGGCCTCTTCCccatcaaacaaaaaaaaaacaaaatccaaaaatatgtatataatcaAGCCCTTCCACCATCAAATCAAGACTCCATCTTTGATGAGGAAAGTCTTCAGTAATAATCCCCAAACTGCAGACAAATTCACCCAATTGTTTCaacaaaaacagaaagcaatcAATTACTCATTCACTCCCCTCGATGGAGAAAGAAAGCAATCATTAGAGCAGCATATGAGTTAGTTAGGCAGCAACACAATTTTCTAGATGAGAAAAAGAAGTGCAGCTTACCCAGTTTCAGAGAGAGGGGGTTTGGGAAGCGTGAGGAAAGGAAAGGGGGGTGAATTTTATGTTACCATAAGGAGAAAGTGAGAGAGTTTTGAGTAGataaaggagtagagtttgagggGATGGGGCAAACTTAACTGGCAATAACAATGGTGTGAGCTACTATTTTATGCAGAGGAGGTGGGTCCCATTGATGTGATCTGCTGTGTGTTTATCTGAACGATTACCGGTGGGAGATCGGACGGCTGGGGAGGCTGCGACGCTTCCTTTCACTACCGGAATGTACGATTGTTTATATTATTTTGGACAATCTCAAAATACATTGATCTTGAgaaattaaatagtagtactactctTGTCGTTGCTCctatgattattttttattttttaaactaTTATCATTATTCACGTTTTATGCAAATATTTGGACTATCATCTTTCTTTTTTCCGATAGATTTTTGGATAGAATTGCGCATAAACTATAGAATAAAGCCAAAATATGTGTGGCCGAAATATTATGTTTgagttttcatttttgtgaaATTGATGGTCGCAAACGACTAAAATTCTAACTTTAGATGTTTGATTTGGAAAATTGAATTTTAGCCTTTAAATTATCGAATTTAGCCAAATTATCGAATTTTGTACGACATTAAAAGTCTATCCAAATGTGCGATGGAATGTCAACATCAATTTTAAGTAGCAAAATTATAACTAATTATACTTGATAATTTACTTGTTATCACTCCTTGAATTACAGGAAAATATTCATTATTCGTATACATACTGTTTTTTAGAATAAATAGTTGGAAAAATCATGATCAAGTTTAAAAATGGTTAATtatactaagtttgatatttttttaattgtcccATGACAAAAAATTCTAGTATGCTACGTGCCTGAATTTATTAACATGGCGTGCACATGTTTAGAAAGTAATATCATGGTCGTTGTTTAAGTAGCCGGCACGTTTTatccacataatattttccgTTGCCACACATACATAACTTTGCTAAATCCGATATTATGGGACAATTGTGCAAAACGTCAAAGTTATGATATAATCGATCATTATTGAAAATTGCGAGAGTGGCCATAAATTGATCAAACTTGGGCGAAATTGAGATCGAGCCAACCCCAAATTTAGGGGGCAAGAGAGTGTGGCTGCCCCATATCGTTAGAAGACCTAATTATCCCTTAGGGACAaccgaaaaataaaatatcatctCACAGACTACGTATTTCTTTCGTTTGAAGTAGAAGAAACCAAACAATatcattttgaattatttttaaacTTGCATTATGtccattattaaaaaaatactactgcaTTATTTCTCACTCGTTCTTTTATTTATGCTTACATGTCACTTACATCTAATAGATTCAACTTATAATTATGGAATATCATGTGGTGAAATGGTGTTCACTAGGAGTGGTATGTTGACAATGGTGTGTTAGGTTGAGATGGAATTATGAATAATTCACACATGACAGAAAATTTGTGGACGAAATGTTGGATTTGTCTTGTCGTTTTCGCATTAAATTTTACTTTTGtgctttcatttaatttttatatggtACTTCT is part of the Salvia splendens isolate huo1 chromosome 6, SspV2, whole genome shotgun sequence genome and encodes:
- the LOC121807091 gene encoding non-specific lipid transfer protein GPI-anchored 1-like, producing the protein MPNNTSARFAAAVLWIAVVGIMAAGGAETIAEKCASEFQKVTPCLSFVTAKAKAPGKECCSSATELQDEDPACLCYIIQQVHNGSNAAIKSMGVQEARLLQLPAACSLANASLSECPKLLNLPPNSPEAAIFTTNASATPTPTPVGTPGTPSTTAAPSNGDWRKPQVAGCVAMAISLLGLMPF
- the LOC121806554 gene encoding squamosa promoter-binding-like protein 12, whose product is MSHCLEMDWNTKWDWESYDALGSKKLQLVDWTVIDDREIDAGSFNLLAGCGNSGASGLDGGRVSSAKSSISVSDSSAKSLMANEDFSGNFKVTESEGTPEASIGSVEPLIGLKLGKRTYFENSGAGSHAKSASGASLKKPKSVGGNLPTPRCVVEGCNVDLSTAKDYHRKHRVCSIHSKAPKVVIGGLERRFCQQCSRFHSPSEFDEKKRSCRRRLSDHNARRRKPQQDVIQYTTRLPSPFYGGRQQMSFVLSNCPPVQLTKEYHPSKSSGDGASSEKMHIPGAKHPHFINTAAKGFPASKSSVADVSNPGSKVSPYSSHLDAVPEYPRALSLLSNNSWRPESMALNPIQENEAHPTQPMMHGIPEGTPLSSSSSSEFWLHPPSAHQPWPADANFQLFVTPCEETDLYSNIMN